The sequence AGGCTGAGCAGTGAGGGCACCGAGGGCAGGAAGACCGACGCCGTCTCGCCGCGCCGACGGGCCCGGACGAACCGGCCCACGGCCTGGGCGAAGTATAGCGGGGTGGCCGTGCTCGTCGCGTAGACCCCCACCGCGAGCCGGGGCACGTCCACGCCCTCGGACACCATCCGGACGGCGACCATCCAGCGCTCGTCCCCGGTGGCGAACTGCCCGATGCGCCTGCTCGCCCCCGGGTCGTCGGACAGCACCAGGACCGGACGTCGGCCGGTCAGCTCGGCGAGCAGCCGTGCGTAGGCACGGGCGGACGCGTGGTCGGTGGCGATGACCAGGCCCGCGGCGTCCGGGACGTGCCGGCGCACCTCGTCCAGGCGGCGGTCCGCCGCGGCGAGCACCCGCGGGATCCAGTCGCCGGACGGGTCCAGCGCCGTCCGCCAGGCCGGCGCGGTCAGGTCGCGGGTCAGCGGCTCGCCGAGCGTCGCGGTCACCTCGTCGCCCGCCTTGGTGCGCCAGCGCATCGACCCGGTGTACGCCAGGAAGATCACCGGGCGGACGACGCCGTCGCGCAGCGCCTCGCTGTAGCCGTAGGAGTGGTCGGCGACGCTGCGCGGCAGCCCCTCGGCGTCCGGGGCGTAGCCGACGAACGGGATCGGGTTCACGTCGGACCGGAACGGGGTCCCAGTCAGCGCCAGCCGGCGGGCCGCGGGCTCGAACGCCTCGCGGACGCCGTCCCCCCAGGACCGGGAGTCGCCCGCGTGGTGCACCTCGTCCAGGATCACCAGCGTGCGCCGGTCCTCGGTGCGCCGACGGTGCAGCATCGGGTGCGCGGCCACCTGGGCGTAGGTGACAGCGACCCCGGTGAAGGCGCGCGAGGCCGCGCCGTGGGCGTTGCGGAACTCGGGGTCGAGGGAGAGCCCCACCCGCTCCGCCGCCTCGGCCCACTGCCGCTTGAGGTGCTCGGTCGGGGCCACCACCGTCACCGCCTGGACCAGCCGGCGGTCGAGCAGCTC is a genomic window of Actinomycetes bacterium containing:
- a CDS encoding DEAD/DEAH box helicase; protein product: MSTSAASHLPPAFPDRAPWGTAAALRGWQQAALDAYLRGLPRDFLTVATPGAGKTTFALRVATELLDRRLVQAVTVVAPTEHLKRQWAEAAERVGLSLDPEFRNAHGAASRAFTGVAVTYAQVAAHPMLHRRRTEDRRTLVILDEVHHAGDSRSWGDGVREAFEPAARRLALTGTPFRSDVNPIPFVGYAPDAEGLPRSVADHSYGYSEALRDGVVRPVIFLAYTGSMRWRTKAGDEVTATLGEPLTRDLTAPAWRTALDPSGDWIPRVLAAADRRLDEVRRHVPDAAGLVIATDHASARAYARLLAELTGRRPVLVLSDDPGASRRIGQFATGDERWMVAVRMVSEGVDVPRLAVGVYATSTATPLYFAQAVGRFVRARRRGETASVFLPSVPSLLSLAAELEVQRDHVLGRPATADDDLWAPEQALLAAAAATATEPGLPPEGSFEALESEATFDRALFDGDEFASTPGLGSPEEEDFLGLPGLLEPDQVALLLRKRQAERREPRAVAPAPVPDASMRADLVAARKELNALVGAWHHRSGQPHGAIHAELRRV